One Spiroplasma endosymbiont of Nebria brevicollis DNA window includes the following coding sequences:
- a CDS encoding 5-formyltetrahydrofolate cyclo-ligase, which translates to MKMNVPEVTNKSVLRKYYYQLLQNNSKNNIQNWSKIICKNFEQSHYFKQNHMFALYNALPYEVATKELIELLWRHAKQVCLPRMNDNELEFYLINNWDEVTIDNSFNIAQPLPTCLKVKPTNIDCMLIPMIAFDVNYYRIGHGKGYYDSFLTKKNIKCQKIGMAFAMQKIPFAIEYDSWDIPLDFIFTN; encoded by the coding sequence ATGAAAATGAATGTCCCTGAAGTTACAAACAAATCAGTTTTAAGAAAATATTATTATCAATTATTACAGAATAATAGTAAAAATAATATTCAAAATTGAAGTAAAATTATTTGTAAAAATTTTGAACAGTCACACTACTTTAAACAAAATCATATGTTTGCTCTTTATAATGCTTTACCTTATGAAGTGGCTACCAAAGAACTGATTGAGTTACTATGAAGGCATGCTAAACAAGTTTGTTTACCAAGAATGAATGATAATGAATTAGAATTTTATTTAATAAATAATTGAGATGAAGTTACTATTGATAATAGTTTTAATATTGCCCAACCATTACCAACTTGCCTTAAAGTTAAACCGACTAATATTGATTGTATGTTAATTCCAATGATTGCTTTTGATGTTAACTACTATCGTATTGGTCATGGCAAAGGATATTATGATAGTTTTTTAACTAAAAAAAATATTAAATGCCAAAAAATAGGTATGGCATTTGCTATGCAAAAAATTCCTTTTGCCATTGAATATGATAGTTGAGATATTCCCTTAGATTTTATTTTTACTAATTAA
- a CDS encoding S1 RNA-binding domain-containing protein, whose product MSTIIKNDAEVKIQELKVGDIITVIPSGFRPYGVFCTCPSGYSGLIHISRITPKFVKNVTDYFTLKTPVQAEITEIDHNKKQFSLSTMKLNLVEKKSTSAIDENGSGFAPVRDNVDNWFRKDDSN is encoded by the coding sequence ATGAGTACAATTATTAAAAACGACGCTGAAGTAAAAATCCAAGAATTAAAAGTTGGAGATATTATTACTGTAATTCCAAGTGGGTTTAGACCTTATGGTGTATTCTGTACATGTCCAAGTGGATACTCAGGATTAATCCACATTAGTCGTATTACACCTAAATTTGTTAAAAATGTTACTGATTATTTCACACTTAAGACGCCAGTACAAGCTGAAATTACAGAAATTGATCACAATAAAAAACAATTTAGTTTAAGCACTATGAAATTAAATTTAGTAGAAAAGAAATCAACATCAGCAATTGATGAAAACGGTTCAGGTTTTGCACCAGTAAGAGACAATGTCGACAACTGATTCAGAAAAGATGACAGCAACTAA